In Comamonadaceae bacterium OS-1, a single window of DNA contains:
- the dbpA gene encoding ATP-dependent RNA helicase DbpA — translation MTTPNQTSSAKPAATDFSSLPLAPAMLANLEQLGYLQMTPIQAASLPLALLGQDLIAQAMTGSGKTAAFALALLANLNARRFAVQAMVLCPTRELADQVSVEIRRLARAEENIKVVTLCGGVALRGQNASLEHGAHIVVGTPGRIMDHLERGHLDLSALNTLVLDEADRMLDMGFFEDMATVIKQCPKERQTLLFSATYPEGIEKLSQQFMRQPKTITVQAQHATNKIAQRWYQVEKSERLATVGKLLNHFRPASTLAFCNTKLQCRALVAALQAEGFSALALYGELEQRERDQVLVQFANRSCSVLVATDVAARGLDIADLAAVINVDVTPDSEVHIHRIGRTGRAGAEGLALNLASMNEMGFVGKIEVLQNRESEWHKLEELTPTSKEPLRPPMMTLQITGGRKEKIRAGDVLGALTGDAGYTREQIGKINVNEYSTYVAVDRRIAHEAERKLNAGKIKGKSVRVRLMTGEDD, via the coding sequence ATGACTACACCGAACCAGACCTCTTCTGCCAAACCCGCCGCCACCGATTTCAGCAGCCTGCCCCTGGCGCCCGCCATGCTGGCCAACCTGGAACAGCTCGGGTATTTGCAGATGACCCCGATCCAGGCCGCCAGCCTGCCACTGGCGCTGCTGGGGCAGGATTTGATCGCCCAGGCCATGACCGGCAGCGGCAAAACCGCCGCCTTCGCCCTGGCCCTGCTGGCCAACCTGAACGCCCGCCGCTTTGCGGTGCAAGCCATGGTGCTGTGCCCCACGCGCGAGCTGGCCGACCAGGTGAGTGTGGAGATCCGCCGCCTGGCCCGTGCCGAGGAAAACATCAAGGTGGTCACCCTGTGCGGCGGCGTGGCCCTGCGCGGGCAAAACGCCAGCCTGGAGCACGGTGCGCACATCGTGGTGGGCACGCCGGGCCGCATCATGGACCACCTGGAGCGCGGCCACCTGGACCTGTCGGCCCTGAACACCCTGGTGCTGGACGAGGCCGACCGCATGCTGGACATGGGCTTTTTTGAAGACATGGCCACCGTCATCAAGCAGTGCCCCAAAGAGCGCCAGACGCTGCTGTTCTCGGCCACCTACCCCGAGGGCATCGAGAAACTGAGCCAGCAGTTCATGCGCCAGCCCAAGACCATCACCGTGCAGGCCCAACACGCCACCAACAAAATCGCCCAGCGCTGGTACCAGGTGGAAAAGTCCGAGCGCCTGGCCACCGTGGGCAAGCTGCTGAACCACTTCCGCCCGGCCAGCACGCTGGCGTTTTGCAACACCAAGCTGCAATGCCGCGCCCTGGTGGCCGCCCTGCAGGCCGAAGGCTTCAGCGCGCTGGCGCTGTACGGCGAGCTGGAGCAGCGCGAGCGCGACCAGGTGCTGGTGCAGTTTGCCAACCGCAGTTGCAGCGTGCTGGTAGCCACCGACGTGGCCGCCCGCGGGCTGGACATTGCCGACCTGGCTGCCGTGATCAATGTGGACGTGACACCGGACTCCGAAGTGCACATCCACCGCATTGGCCGCACTGGCCGCGCCGGGGCCGAGGGCTTGGCGTTGAATTTGGCATCGATGAACGAGATGGGCTTTGTCGGCAAGATCGAGGTGCTGCAAAACCGCGAATCCGAATGGCACAAACTGGAAGAGCTGACCCCCACCAGCAAGGAGCCGCTGCGCCCGCCCATGATGACGCTGCAAATCACCGGTGGAAGAAAAGAGAAGATCCGCGCAGGCGACGTGCTGGGCGCGCTGACCGGTGATGCGGGCTACACCCGCGAGCAGATCGGCAAGATCAATGTGAATGAATACTCTACCTACGTGGCGGTAGACCGCCGCATCGCCCATGAGGCCGAACGCAAGCTGAACGCGGGCAAGATCAAGGGCAAGAGCGTGCGGGTGCGCCTGATGACCGGCGAAGACGACTAA
- the htpX_2 gene encoding protease HtpX, which produces MKRILLFILTNVLVVTVLGVVASLLGVNRYLTANGLNLGALLGFALVMGFGGAIISLLISKPMAKWTSGVRVITQPQNADEAWIIDTVRRLADKAQIGMPEVGIFDGDPNAFATGAFKNSALVAVSTGLLQGMTHEEIEAVLGHEIAHVANGDMVTMTLIQGVMNTFVVFLSRVIGYAVDSFLRKGDDRNSGPGIGYYVSTIVLDIVLGFAASMVVAWFSRHREFRADAGAAQLMGRRQPMINALARLGGLHTAELPKSVAAFGIAGSIGQLFSTHPPIEQRIAALQNAKG; this is translated from the coding sequence ATGAAACGCATCCTTTTATTCATCCTGACCAACGTGCTGGTCGTCACCGTGCTGGGCGTGGTCGCCAGCCTGCTGGGGGTCAACCGCTACCTCACGGCCAACGGGCTGAACCTGGGCGCGCTGCTGGGTTTTGCGCTGGTGATGGGCTTTGGCGGGGCGATCATTTCGCTGCTGATCAGCAAGCCCATGGCCAAATGGACTTCGGGCGTGCGCGTCATCACCCAGCCGCAAAACGCCGACGAGGCCTGGATCATCGACACCGTGCGCCGCCTGGCCGACAAGGCCCAGATCGGCATGCCCGAAGTCGGCATTTTTGACGGCGACCCCAACGCCTTTGCCACCGGCGCGTTCAAGAACTCGGCCCTGGTGGCTGTGTCCACCGGCCTGCTGCAAGGCATGACGCACGAAGAAATCGAGGCCGTGCTGGGCCATGAAATCGCCCACGTGGCCAATGGCGACATGGTCACCATGACGCTGATCCAGGGCGTGATGAACACCTTTGTGGTGTTTTTGAGCCGCGTCATCGGCTACGCGGTGGACAGCTTCTTGCGCAAGGGCGACGACCGCAACTCGGGCCCCGGCATTGGCTATTACGTCAGCACCATCGTGCTGGATATCGTGCTGGGCTTTGCCGCGTCCATGGTGGTTGCCTGGTTCTCGCGCCACCGCGAATTCCGCGCAGATGCCGGTGCCGCCCAATTGATGGGCCGCCGCCAGCCGATGATCAACGCCCTGGCCCGCCTGGGCGGCCTGCACACGGCCGAGCTGCCCAAGAGTGTGGCCGCCTTCGGCATTGCCGGGAGCATTGGCCAGCTGTTCTCGACCCATCCCCCCATCGAGCAACGCATCGCCGCCCTGCAAAATGCCAAAGGCTGA
- the elaA gene encoding protein ElaA, translating into MPKAELRFQWARLGDLSAVAFHAAMVQREAVFVVEQNCVYPDADAYDLQCWHLLAWSGDQLAAYLRVTDPGSKYPEPSLGRVLTAPAFRGQGLGQVLLAEALARCAATWPGQPNRISAQQYLLKFYQGFGFVPVSDMYLEDNIPHVEMLRAA; encoded by the coding sequence ATGCCAAAGGCTGAGCTGCGCTTCCAGTGGGCGCGGCTGGGGGATTTGAGCGCGGTGGCATTCCACGCTGCCATGGTGCAGCGCGAGGCGGTGTTTGTGGTCGAGCAAAACTGCGTCTACCCGGATGCGGATGCCTACGACCTGCAGTGCTGGCATCTGCTGGCCTGGTCGGGCGACCAGCTCGCGGCCTACCTGCGGGTGACGGACCCCGGCAGTAAATACCCCGAGCCTTCGCTGGGCCGGGTGCTCACCGCGCCCGCGTTCCGCGGGCAGGGTCTGGGCCAGGTGCTGCTGGCCGAGGCCCTGGCGCGCTGCGCGGCCACCTGGCCCGGCCAGCCCAACCGCATCAGCGCCCAGCAGTACCTGCTGAAGTTCTACCAGGGCTTCGGCTTTGTGCCGGTGTCGGATATGTACCTGGAAGACAACATTCCGCACGTGGAAATGCTGCGGGCCGCCTGA